The genomic window GCTCTTGACAGCACCAGCGCCTGTGGACGAACCGGCGTGTCGTCCACAGGCACCGCATGCCGGCGCCCGGCCGGTCTTCCGGGGCGGCCACGCTGGCCGGCATGAGATTCGACTCCTCGCTCGTGGTCCGCAGCCCTGCCGAGCTGATCGCGGCGCTGCCCTACGTGATGGGTTACCACCCGCACGACAGCATCGCCCTGCTCGGTCTGCGCGGTCCCGACCTCACCTTCGCCGCATGCCTCGACCTGCCGCCGCCCGGCCGTGACGAGGTCGGCGCTGCCGAGATCGGTGCCCGGGACATCGTCGACGTGATCCGCAGGCAGAGCCCCGAGATGATGGTGATCGTCGGATTCGGCCCGGCCCAGCGGGTTACCCCGGTGGTCCTCGCGCTGGTGGAGGCGTTACGGGCCACCGGCGTGCGGGTCCACGACGTGATGCGGGTCTGTGACGGGCGCTGGTGGTCCTACCTGTGCGAGGACCCGGTCTGCTGTCCGCCGGACGGCCGGCCCTGCCTGCCGCTGGACAGCGTGATCGCGGCCGAGGCCACCTATCGCGGTCAGGTCGCTCTGCCCAGCCGGGCCGCGCTGGCCGCCCAGCTGGCGGCTGTCGACGGCCCGGCCCGGGTGTCGATGGCCGCGGCTACCGAGCGGGCCCGGCTGCGCTTCCGCGAACTGGTGAAAGGGCTGGCGGGGAAGGCCCTTGCGAAACGGATCCGGATGACGGGGCGGCCGGTCGTCCGGGAGGCGGAGAAGCGCTTCCGGTTCGGCGGGGTCCTCAGTGACGACGAGGTCGCCTGGCTGGGCGTGCTGCTCACCGACCGTGCGGTCGAGGATTACGCCCTCGACCGCACCGACGGCACCGAGTGGCGGATCCAGCTGTGGACCGACGTGCTGCGCCGGGTCGAGCCGGTCCACGTCCCGACACCCGCCTGCCTGCTCGGTTTCACCGCGTGGCGGCTGGGGCGTGGTGCACTGGCCCGGGTCGCGGTGGACCGGGCGCTGGCCGCCGAGCCCGGCCATGACCTCGCCGCGATGCTGCACCAGATCCTCGGGTTCGGGGTGCCGCCCGGGATGATCCGACGGGGATTGCGGAAATGACCGGTTCAGGGCCGCGAGGTCTCCTGCCGGACGGTGTCCTCGGCCGGCCCGGCGGTGCGCAGCCCGGCCGAGGGGGTCGGAGCGTCGGCGATCCGCTGCAGTCCGGGCACCCGGTCCTCGATGACGAAGGTGG from Actinoplanes derwentensis includes these protein-coding regions:
- a CDS encoding DUF4192 domain-containing protein, producing MRFDSSLVVRSPAELIAALPYVMGYHPHDSIALLGLRGPDLTFAACLDLPPPGRDEVGAAEIGARDIVDVIRRQSPEMMVIVGFGPAQRVTPVVLALVEALRATGVRVHDVMRVCDGRWWSYLCEDPVCCPPDGRPCLPLDSVIAAEATYRGQVALPSRAALAAQLAAVDGPARVSMAAATERARLRFRELVKGLAGKALAKRIRMTGRPVVREAEKRFRFGGVLSDDEVAWLGVLLTDRAVEDYALDRTDGTEWRIQLWTDVLRRVEPVHVPTPACLLGFTAWRLGRGALARVAVDRALAAEPGHDLAAMLHQILGFGVPPGMIRRGLRK